The segment AGCTATGGGCATTACCTGTACCGCAGTTGAAAGTACCAGAAATTTCAGGATGTTCCCAGAAATAGAAGTTTACATTAACTACATCTTTAACATAAATAAAGTCACGTGTTTGACCACCATCTTCGTAGCCATCTGTACCTTCAAATAGATTGATAATACCAGTTTCTTTATTTTTGTAGAACATTTGACGAACTAATGAAGCCATTTTATCTTTATGAGCCTCATTAGGACCATATACATTGAAGTAACGTAAACCTACAACTTGCGCTGTATACTCACCTTCATATTTACGTACATAGCGATCAAATAACAATTTAGAGTACGCATATGGATTAAGTGCTTCTTCGGCTTCTGGTTTTTCTACGAAACCATTAGTACCATTGCCATAAGTAGATGCAGAGGATGCATAGATGAATGGAATACGACGGTCTTGGCAATAATGGAATAGATTTTTAGAACCTTCATAGTTGTTCTTCATCATATATTTGCCGTTATATTCCATTGTGTCCGCACAAGCACCTTCATGAAATACTACTTCGATAGGACCTACATCAAATGTACCATCAGCAATAGCACAATCAAAATCATCACAATCGATATAATCCAAGAATTCTAAATTTTGAATATTTCGGATTTTACGACCATCTGTAAGATCATCAACAATAAGAATATCTGTACGACCACGGTCATTTAATGCTTTTACAATATTACTACCGATAAAACCAGCACCGCCTGTTACGATAATCATAATTTACCCTCCTTAGCCATAGTAGCTATTTTCCCTACAATATCTGATGTAGAGTAACCTTCTTTAAATGAAAGTACCTCTACATGATCTACGGACTCACGTCCAACAATATCTTCTATTTTATAATCGCCGCCCTTAACTAGCGTATTAGGACGTAAATAAGCTAATAGTTCAGCTGGTGTATCCTCTTCGAATAAAACCACACCATCGATACAACGCAACGCACTTAATAATGCTGCGCGATCTTCTTCACTTACGATGGGACGTGTTTCGCCCTTTAGACGTCTAACAGAAGCATCGGAATTCAAACCAATAATTAGATGGTCACCTAATTGAGCTGCCTCTTGTAAGTACGTAATATGTCCACGATGAAGAATGTCAAAGCAACCATTTGTAAACACAACAGTTTCACCCTTGTTTTGCCATTGTGTAATAAGCTGTTTCATCTCTTCTTTTGTGTATAAAGGCTTCGATTGAACACTATGCTTATAAGAATGCCATAAATCCAATAGTTCAGATCGGTGGATTGGATATGTGCCCACCTTAGATACGACAATGCCAGCAGCACCATTTGCGATATGTAACGCCAAACGCATAGATAGACCGCTAGCAAGGCATGTCATCATCATAGATACAACCGTATCACCTGCACCACTTACATCGAATACCTCTTGTTGTGTAGCCGGATTATGCCATGTGCGTCCATCCTTTGCAATAACAGTAATCCCTTTTGCTGACCGTGTAGCTACAATATATTCTAAATCAACATTAGCCAGTACTGACTTAGCTGCTTCTACGATGGTGGCATCATCATTAGCTAACTTATGACCTACACATTCACCTAGTTCTTTTACATTCGGTGTAATACAGGTGGCACCATTATATTTAGACCAGTCTGAACCTTTAGGATCAACAATGGTTTGTACACCATACGCCTTAGCTAAACTAAAGATTTTTTTAAGCAATGTTGGTGTACAAACGCCTTTGCCATAGTCAGATACAACAATACCATCGATACCAGCCTTACAAAGATTTTCTAGCCAAGCAGACAGTCGTTTCTCTTCCTCACTTGTTAAATCTGTAATCGTTTCAAAATCAAGGCGCATCATCTGTTGTCGATCGCCTAGAATACGCATTTTAGTAATGGTAGAACGATTATCACTCGTTAATAAACCTGTTGTATCAATCTTATCAGCCTTTAGCAATTGTTGTAATAAACGACCATGGTCATCATTACCAGCAATAGCACCAAGATATACTGTGCAATCTAAATTTGATAAGTTTGACGCAACATTACCAGCGCCACCAAGCACTTCTTTCATCTTTGCCACGCGGTTTACAGGAACCGGTGCTTCCGGAGAAATACGACTTACATCACCAAAAACATAACGATCTACCATCACATCACCTATAACGGCAATCTTTAGATTGGGTAGTTGTTTTGTCAAAAATTGATTAATGGTAGCATTTATCATAATCCACCTATTCCTTACCACAATATACATGTATAACGAGTTATCTAAAAAACCGGGTTTCAAACATGTATCTATTTATAAATATGACCGTAACGGTTAATAATCTTCTTCAATGATTTCGCACATTATATGACCTGCTAGAATATGCATTTCTTGAATACGAGCTGTCACATTGCTCGGAATAGCTAATGTAATATCACATAATTCAGCTAGTTTTCCACCGCCTTCACCTGTGAAAGCTATGGTGTGCATGCCGATAGAACGGGCCATTTCTGCAGCTTTTACAACATTCTTGGAGTTCCCAGATGTAGAAATCCCAATGAGAACGTCACCTGTACGGCCTAAGCCCTCTACTTGACGTGCAAAAACAGATTCAAAATCATAGTCATTTGCAATAGCTGTTAATGCAGATGTATCAGTAGTCAATGCAATACCTGCAAGAGAGCGTCGTTCCTTTTTAAAGC is part of the Veillonella nakazawae genome and harbors:
- the rfaD gene encoding ADP-glyceromanno-heptose 6-epimerase: MIIVTGGAGFIGSNIVKALNDRGRTDILIVDDLTDGRKIRNIQNLEFLDYIDCDDFDCAIADGTFDVGPIEVVFHEGACADTMEYNGKYMMKNNYEGSKNLFHYCQDRRIPFIYASSASTYGNGTNGFVEKPEAEEALNPYAYSKLLFDRYVRKYEGEYTAQVVGLRYFNVYGPNEAHKDKMASLVRQMFYKNKETGIINLFEGTDGYEDGGQTRDFIYVKDVVNVNFYFWEHPEISGTFNCGTGNAHSFNQFMQAVIDYNGKGKIEYIPFPEVLKGKYQSFTEADTTKLLAAGYDKGFHKMEDAVKEYCELLDNNEGYLR
- the rfaE1 gene encoding D-glycero-beta-D-manno-heptose-7-phosphate kinase encodes the protein MINATINQFLTKQLPNLKIAVIGDVMVDRYVFGDVSRISPEAPVPVNRVAKMKEVLGGAGNVASNLSNLDCTVYLGAIAGNDDHGRLLQQLLKADKIDTTGLLTSDNRSTITKMRILGDRQQMMRLDFETITDLTSEEEKRLSAWLENLCKAGIDGIVVSDYGKGVCTPTLLKKIFSLAKAYGVQTIVDPKGSDWSKYNGATCITPNVKELGECVGHKLANDDATIVEAAKSVLANVDLEYIVATRSAKGITVIAKDGRTWHNPATQQEVFDVSGAGDTVVSMMMTCLASGLSMRLALHIANGAAGIVVSKVGTYPIHRSELLDLWHSYKHSVQSKPLYTKEEMKQLITQWQNKGETVVFTNGCFDILHRGHITYLQEAAQLGDHLIIGLNSDASVRRLKGETRPIVSEEDRAALLSALRCIDGVVLFEEDTPAELLAYLRPNTLVKGGDYKIEDIVGRESVDHVEVLSFKEGYSTSDIVGKIATMAKEGKL
- the gmhA gene encoding D-sedoheptulose 7-phosphate isomerase, which codes for MTDLNPIIADRFTEHLEVFGKTMEHMDTIQEIAYRCKAALENGNKILFCGNGGSAADSQHLAAELICRFKKERRSLAGIALTTDTSALTAIANDYDFESVFARQVEGLGRTGDVLIGISTSGNSKNVVKAAEMARSIGMHTIAFTGEGGGKLAELCDITLAIPSNVTARIQEMHILAGHIMCEIIEEDY